One region of Hoeflea sp. 108 genomic DNA includes:
- a CDS encoding response regulator, giving the protein MAKKVMIVEDNELNMKLFRDLIEASGYETVRTRNGLEALDLARTHRPDLILMDIQLPEVSGLEVTKWLKEDDDLHSIPVIAVTAFAMKGDEERIRQGGCEAYISKPISVPRFIETIKSYLGDA; this is encoded by the coding sequence ATGGCTAAGAAGGTGATGATCGTCGAGGACAATGAGCTCAACATGAAGCTCTTTCGCGACCTCATCGAAGCGAGCGGCTACGAGACCGTGCGCACGCGCAACGGCCTGGAGGCGCTCGACCTTGCGCGCACGCATCGGCCCGATCTCATCTTGATGGATATCCAGCTGCCGGAGGTTTCGGGCCTGGAGGTCACCAAGTGGCTGAAGGAGGATGACGACCTGCATTCCATTCCCGTCATCGCCGTCACCGCCTTTGCGATGAAGGGCGACGAGGAGCGGATCAGGCAGGGCGGCTGCGAAGCCTACATCTCCAAGCCGATCTCGGTGCCGCGCTTCATCGAGACCATAAAATCCTATCTTGGCGATGCCTGA
- a CDS encoding DUF3572 domain-containing protein, whose translation MLKSQQNSESAEALAIQALGFVASDPELLPRFLAVTGIEAHQIRRAAMEPGFLAGVLQFILAHEPTLLRFSEAVGIAPSEVGIAARALPLGGEDHERSI comes from the coding sequence ATGCTGAAGAGCCAACAAAACAGTGAGAGCGCTGAGGCGCTTGCGATCCAGGCGCTCGGCTTCGTCGCGTCCGATCCCGAACTCCTGCCGCGCTTTCTGGCAGTTACCGGCATCGAGGCGCATCAGATCCGCCGCGCTGCCATGGAGCCGGGTTTCCTTGCCGGCGTGCTGCAATTCATCCTTGCCCACGAGCCGACGCTGCTGCGCTTTTCCGAGGCCGTAGGCATTGCGCCGTCGGAAGTTGGCATCGCCGCACGCGCCTTGCCGCTCGGCGGCGAAGACCATGAGCGTTCCATATGA
- the folK gene encoding 2-amino-4-hydroxy-6-hydroxymethyldihydropteridine diphosphokinase, translating into MSGRSEERAFLSLGGNLGDPAKTMATALHMLDAEGGTRVVAVSSLHRTPPWGKVDQPDFLNVTAEVATSLSPLELLELCLEVERKLKRVRVERWGPRLIDIDVLLHGESNVSDVGLEIPHPRMLARAFVMVPLAEIAPDLKLAGKSAADWATELDRTGIERLDSGRDWWRRQPD; encoded by the coding sequence TTGTCTGGCCGCAGTGAAGAGCGGGCTTTCCTGAGCCTCGGCGGCAATCTCGGCGATCCTGCAAAGACTATGGCCACGGCGTTGCACATGCTCGATGCCGAAGGCGGCACGCGCGTCGTCGCCGTGTCGTCGCTCCACCGCACGCCGCCATGGGGCAAGGTCGACCAGCCCGATTTCCTGAACGTCACTGCCGAAGTCGCGACGTCACTTTCGCCGCTCGAGCTGCTGGAACTCTGCCTGGAGGTCGAGCGCAAGCTCAAGCGCGTGCGCGTCGAGCGCTGGGGCCCACGCCTCATCGACATCGACGTCCTGCTGCATGGCGAAAGCAATGTCAGCGATGTCGGGCTGGAAATCCCGCATCCGCGCATGCTAGCCCGCGCCTTCGTGATGGTGCCTTTGGCGGAGATTGCGCCCGACCTGAAGCTGGCCGGCAAGTCGGCGGCGGATTGGGCGACCGAACTGGACCGCACCGGCATCGAAAGGCTCGATTCCGGGCGCGACTGGTGGCGCCGCCAGCCCGACTGA
- the folB gene encoding dihydroneopterin aldolase, translating to MYLIRMKNCAFFARHGVLDEEETLGQRFYVDAELTVDPDRPLHEDSMQSTVDYGVAFEVIEKIVTGQRRFLIEALALEVGKALSARFPQIKKAEITVRKPNAPVRGVLDYVEVTVVWPQ from the coding sequence ATGTATTTGATCCGTATGAAGAACTGCGCCTTCTTTGCGCGGCATGGCGTGCTCGACGAGGAAGAGACGCTCGGCCAGCGCTTTTACGTGGATGCCGAACTGACCGTCGATCCCGACCGTCCGCTGCACGAGGATTCGATGCAGAGCACGGTCGACTATGGCGTCGCCTTCGAAGTGATCGAAAAGATCGTCACCGGGCAGCGGCGCTTCCTGATCGAAGCGCTGGCGCTCGAAGTCGGCAAGGCGCTCAGCGCTCGCTTTCCGCAGATCAAGAAGGCGGAAATCACTGTCCGCAAGCCCAATGCGCCAGTGCGCGGCGTGCTTGATTATGTCGAGGTGACCGTTGTCTGGCCGCAGTGA
- the folP gene encoding dihydropteroate synthase, with product MTGRRWKLAHGRHLDFGDKALVMGILNVTPDSFSDGGAFDASGRALEQARLMIGQGAVIVDVGGESTRPGAAPVSAAEEQGRVLPVIAELAKVGDALISVDTYREETARLAVEAGAHIVNDVWGLQREPGIAKVAAETGAGLVIMHTGRERQKLPDVIDDQFLFLRRSLEIAHAAGVGEDQIMLDPGFGFAKEAEENLELMARFSELAALGYPLLAGTSRKRFVGHVTGRDATDRDAGTAATSVILRMQGAAIFRVHNVAINVDALAFADAMLARNANPSGH from the coding sequence ATGACCGGCAGGCGATGGAAGTTGGCGCATGGGCGTCATCTGGACTTTGGTGACAAGGCGCTCGTCATGGGCATCCTCAATGTCACGCCGGACAGCTTTTCCGACGGCGGCGCCTTCGATGCGTCCGGGCGCGCGCTCGAGCAGGCGCGGCTCATGATCGGCCAAGGTGCGGTAATCGTCGATGTCGGCGGTGAATCCACCCGCCCTGGCGCCGCACCGGTTTCAGCCGCCGAAGAGCAGGGCCGCGTTCTCCCCGTCATCGCCGAGCTCGCCAAGGTGGGCGATGCGCTGATTTCGGTCGACACCTATCGCGAGGAGACGGCGCGGCTCGCCGTGGAAGCCGGTGCCCATATCGTCAACGACGTCTGGGGCCTGCAACGCGAGCCTGGTATCGCCAAGGTCGCAGCCGAGACGGGCGCCGGGCTCGTCATCATGCACACCGGTCGCGAGCGCCAGAAGCTGCCCGACGTCATCGACGACCAGTTCCTGTTCCTGCGCCGTTCGCTGGAGATCGCGCATGCCGCGGGCGTCGGCGAAGATCAGATCATGCTCGATCCGGGCTTTGGTTTTGCCAAGGAAGCCGAGGAGAATCTGGAGCTTATGGCCCGTTTCTCCGAGCTTGCCGCACTCGGCTATCCGCTGCTTGCCGGCACGTCGCGCAAGCGTTTCGTCGGCCATGTCACCGGTCGCGACGCCACTGACCGCGATGCCGGCACGGCGGCTACGAGCGTCATACTTCGCATGCAGGGCGCGGCTATATTTCGCGTCCACAATGTCGCAATCAACGTGGATGCGCTGGCATTTGCCGATGCTATGCTTGCGCGCAACGCCAACCCGTCGGGGCACTGA
- a CDS encoding DUF922 domain-containing protein yields MKQLFLATFLAAGFCLPVQAANVAKTYSYFTVTGKTLDELEQQLMTRGPEVKSSGGRHPGATQMEFTSRIGYAPVKGGCSIVSAQVTVKAKIILPRWRKNSKAPQDVRLIWNTLSSDIKRHEESHVVIAKNHAHELEQALKAIGKQKSCEIAAAKAKATSDKILTAHDRAQEEFDRIEGINFESRMMRLLQYRLERMDAAKLKG; encoded by the coding sequence ATGAAGCAACTCTTTCTCGCCACCTTCCTTGCGGCAGGATTCTGCCTACCCGTTCAGGCGGCGAACGTTGCCAAGACCTACAGCTATTTCACCGTAACCGGCAAAACCCTCGACGAACTCGAGCAGCAGTTGATGACGCGCGGACCCGAGGTCAAGAGCTCCGGCGGCCGCCATCCGGGCGCCACCCAGATGGAGTTCACCAGCCGTATCGGTTACGCCCCGGTCAAGGGCGGCTGCTCCATCGTCTCGGCGCAGGTGACCGTCAAGGCGAAGATCATCCTTCCGCGCTGGCGCAAGAACAGCAAGGCGCCGCAGGACGTCAGGCTGATCTGGAACACGCTGTCTTCCGACATCAAGCGCCACGAAGAGAGCCATGTGGTCATCGCCAAGAACCACGCCCACGAACTGGAGCAGGCGCTGAAGGCGATCGGCAAGCAGAAGAGCTGCGAGATCGCTGCCGCCAAGGCCAAGGCCACCAGCGACAAGATCCTGACGGCGCACGACCGCGCGCAGGAAGAATTCGACCGCATCGAGGGCATCAATTTCGAAAGCCGGATGATGCGGCTGCTGCAGTATCGCCTGGAGCGCATGGACGCCGCCAAGCTCAAGGGCTGA
- a CDS encoding NAD(P)/FAD-dependent oxidoreductase, translated as MSNITRTDVVIVGAGPVALFAVFELGLFDMRCHLIDILDRPGGQCAELYPDKPIYDIPGYPVIGAQELIDKLLEQIAPFKPGFTFNRMVTSLERLGDGSFRLTTDEKEVFEAKVVVIAAGAGSFQPKRPPIPGIEAYEAQSVRYAVRRIEELRGHDVVIVGGGDSALDWALNLQPVARRVTLVHRRPDFRAAPDNVNKMLALRDAGALDLVIGQVSMLEGEGGGLSAIVVNGPDGATKISCSRLLPFFGLTMKLGPVAEWGLDLHENQIPVDTEKFQTSEPGIFAIGDINWYPGKLKLILSGFHEAALMTQAAKHVVSPKERIVFQYTTSSTSLHKKLGVPD; from the coding sequence TTGAGCAACATCACCAGGACCGACGTCGTCATTGTCGGGGCAGGGCCGGTGGCCCTGTTTGCGGTGTTCGAGCTCGGCCTGTTCGACATGCGCTGCCACCTGATCGACATTCTCGACCGCCCCGGCGGGCAATGCGCCGAGCTTTATCCCGACAAGCCGATCTATGACATTCCCGGTTATCCGGTCATCGGCGCGCAGGAGCTGATCGACAAGTTGCTCGAGCAGATCGCGCCGTTCAAGCCGGGCTTCACCTTCAATCGCATGGTCACCTCACTGGAGAGGCTGGGCGATGGCAGCTTCCGGCTGACCACCGACGAGAAAGAAGTGTTTGAAGCAAAGGTGGTGGTGATCGCCGCCGGGGCCGGCTCGTTCCAGCCCAAGCGCCCGCCCATCCCCGGCATCGAGGCCTATGAGGCTCAAAGCGTCCGCTATGCCGTCAGGCGCATTGAAGAGCTGCGCGGCCATGACGTGGTCATCGTCGGTGGCGGTGACTCGGCGCTCGACTGGGCGCTCAACCTGCAGCCAGTGGCGCGCCGCGTGACGCTGGTCCATCGCCGGCCGGATTTCCGGGCTGCACCGGACAACGTCAACAAGATGCTCGCTTTGCGCGACGCCGGTGCGCTCGATCTGGTCATCGGCCAGGTTTCGATGCTGGAAGGTGAGGGTGGCGGCCTGAGCGCAATCGTCGTCAATGGGCCGGATGGCGCGACAAAGATCTCCTGCTCGCGCCTGCTGCCGTTCTTCGGTCTGACGATGAAGCTCGGCCCAGTGGCCGAATGGGGGCTCGACCTGCACGAGAACCAGATCCCCGTCGACACCGAGAAATTCCAGACGTCGGAGCCCGGTATCTTCGCCATCGGCGACATCAACTGGTATCCGGGCAAGTTGAAGCTGATCCTGTCGGGCTTCCATGAGGCGGCGCTGATGACGCAAGCCGCCAAGCATGTCGTCAGTCCGAAGGAGCGGATCGTGTTCCAGTACACGACCTCGTCGACGAGCCTGCACAAGAAGCTCGGCGTTCCCGACTAG
- a CDS encoding 2Fe-2S iron-sulfur cluster-binding protein, which translates to MTKLTYIAHDGTRFDVEAENGSTVMENAIRNAVPGIEAECGGACACATCHVYVDEAWMPAVGEPEAMEEDMLDFAYEVRPNSRLSCQIKVRDELDGLVVTVPERQG; encoded by the coding sequence ATGACCAAGCTTACTTATATCGCCCATGACGGCACGCGCTTCGACGTCGAGGCCGAGAACGGTTCGACCGTGATGGAAAACGCGATCCGCAACGCGGTGCCGGGCATCGAAGCGGAATGCGGCGGCGCCTGCGCCTGCGCCACCTGCCATGTCTATGTCGACGAGGCGTGGATGCCTGCTGTCGGCGAGCCAGAGGCCATGGAAGAGGACATGCTCGACTTCGCCTACGAGGTGCGCCCCAATTCGCGCCTGTCGTGCCAGATCAAGGTGCGCGACGAGCTTGACGGGCTGGTTGTAACTGTTCCCGAGCGGCAGGGCTGA
- a CDS encoding Hpt domain-containing protein, which yields MGARETESVAFNMPGGESSGTAHSRPVDLEHLARQTMDDRDVEREVLDMFVHQALSVRDAIGPADIAERLRLCHALKGAARGVGAFPIASCLAQIEAEPDDARLIGRLSRLIEEVRDFIAAINR from the coding sequence ATGGGTGCGCGTGAGACAGAGTCCGTAGCCTTCAACATGCCCGGCGGCGAATCTTCGGGCACCGCCCACAGCCGTCCGGTCGACCTCGAGCACCTGGCTCGGCAGACCATGGACGACCGCGATGTCGAGCGCGAGGTGCTCGACATGTTCGTGCATCAGGCGCTTTCGGTTCGCGACGCGATCGGACCGGCCGACATCGCCGAGCGCCTGCGTTTGTGCCACGCGCTCAAAGGCGCGGCGCGCGGGGTCGGCGCATTCCCGATCGCGTCCTGCCTCGCTCAGATCGAGGCCGAACCCGACGACGCCAGGCTGATCGGCCGCCTCAGCCGGCTGATCGAAGAGGTGCGCGACTTCATCGCCGCCATCAACCGATAG